In the genome of Triticum urartu cultivar G1812 chromosome 5, Tu2.1, whole genome shotgun sequence, one region contains:
- the LOC125510534 gene encoding F-box/LRR-repeat protein 17-like isoform X3: MSSSSSLPAKPPPPPRPKTRGSYNCGRCGQPKKGHVCNLPSPAAADGAAPPSPSPSSSAGDTRLRRALSFDDAPAPSSPEKKPRPDHDFAGRTMELGGRAVPVDLVVEVLRRLGPRGVLDAAAVSRAWRDCADRVWRVAEELRLRPAAAGLLGALLPRCAALSRLVLHMESAVDATMLSCLAFSCSSLETLEITMADKAINNMTGEELSRLVSEKRSLSVLKIGGCSNLGFLNLSSSSLSVLWLSDLCSLSESVISCPNMSELSLCFTQQSTECTDLVSLMDGLGRSCPNLRNLHISSIQLSNEAVSALEGANLRGLCMLSLILGSKMTDAAVASIVRSCASLELLDLSGSSISDSGVGMICKAFPHTLSRLLLALCPNITTCGIQAATAQLPLLQLMDCGMSLRSNLQNEKQGAYFGEINGRIRLCPKLPTLKKQPMRQKLIIKHDNLKKLSLWGCSAIDALYVKCPELIDLNLNTCTNLHPERLLLQCPNLKNVHAFGCQDMLIGAIKNQLNHIFHASG; this comes from the exons atgtcctcctcctcctcgctgcCCGCCaagccgcccccgccgccgcgccccaaGACGCGGGGCAGCTACAACTGCGGCCGATGCGGCCAGCCCAAGAAGGGCCACGTCTGCAACCTCCCCTCCCCGGCCGCCGCCGACGgcgccgcgcccccctccccgtCGCCCTCCTCCTCCGCCGGGGACACCCGCCTCCGCCGCGCCCTCTCCTTCGACGACGCCCCCGCGCCCTCCTCCCCCGAGAAGAAGCCCAGGCCCGACCATGACTTTGCCGGCCGCACCATGGAGCTGGGCGGCCGGGCCGTGCCGGTCGACCTCGTCGTCGAGGTCCTGCGCCGGCTCGGCCCCAGGGGGGTACTGGACGCCGCCGCCGTCAGCCGCGCCTGGCGCGACTGCGCCGACCGGGTCTGGCGCGTCGCCGAGGAGCTCCGCCTCCGCCCGGCCGCCGCCGGCCTCCTCGGCGCGCTGCTCCCCCGGTGCGCCGCGCTCTCGCGCCTAGTCCTCCACATGGAAAG TGCTGTTGATGCCACCATGCTGTCATGTCTTGCATTTTCCTGTTCAAGTTTGGAAACTCTGGAGATCACCATGGCCGACAAGGCAATCAACAATATGACTGG AGAGGAGCTAAGTCGACTTGTTTCAGAGAAGCGTTCTCTCTCAGTTCTCAAAATCGGTGGTTGCTCTAATCTTGGTTTTCTTAATCTAAGCTCGTCAAGTCTTAGTGTCCTTTGGCTATCAGATCTTTGCTCCCTTTCAGAATCG GTCATAAGCTGCCCTAATATGAGCGAGCTCTCCCTGTGTTTCACACAACAAAGTACTGAATGTACTGACCTGGTTAGTTTGATGGATGGCCTGGGCCGATCGTGCCCTAACTTAAGAAATTTGCACATATCATCAATTCAACTATCTAATGAAGCCGTGTCCGCTCTAGAGGGTGCCAACCTCAG GGGCTTGTGCATGCTATCCTTGATTCTCGGTTCAAAAATGACAGATGCAGCTGTTGCATCTATCGTCAGATCTTGTGCAAGCTTGGAATTGCTTGATTTAAGTGG ATCTAGCATCAGTGATAGTGGTGTTGGTATGATCTGCAAGGCGTTCCCTCATACTTTATCGAGGCTGCTCCTTGCTCTCTGCCCAAATATTACTACAT GTGGGATCCAGGCCGCAACAGCACAATTGCCACTACTTCAGCTCATGGACTGTGGAATGAGCTTACGTTCTAACTTGCAGAATGAAAAACAGGGGGCTTATTTTGGTGAGATCAATGGAAGGATTAGATTGTGCCCAAAATTACCCACCTTAAAAAAGCAACCTATGCGCCAAAAGCTAATCATAAAGCATGATAATTTGAAGAAGCTCAGTCTATGGGGCTGTTCAGCAATAGAT GCTTTGTATGTGAAATGCCCAGAGTTGATTGATCTGAACCTCAACACTTGTACAAATCTACACCCAG AGCGGCTGCTACTTCAGTGCCCAAATCTGAAGAATGTACATGCATTTGGATGCCAAGATATGTTGATTGGTGCAATAAAAAACCAG CTGAACCACATCTTCCATGCAAGCGGCTAG
- the LOC125510537 gene encoding probable prefoldin subunit 4, whose amino-acid sequence MQQGDGTEAQVTWDDQQNINRFGRLNNRLHELADEIRLAKEANENLEDAGNELILSDEDVVRFQIGEVFAHMPVDDVEAKLEQMKEDAAKKLERLEEEKESILTHMAELKKILYGKFGEAINLEED is encoded by the exons ATGCAGCAG GGCGATGGCACGGAGGCGCAGGTGACGTGGGACGACCAGCAGAACATCAACCGGTTCGGCCGCCTCAACAACCGCCTCCACGAGCTCGCGGACGAGATCAGGCTCGCCAAG GAAGCAAACGAAAACCTTGAAGATGCTGGGAATGAACTCATCTTGTCTGATGAAGATGTGGTGCGTTTCCAAATTGGGGAAGTGTTTGCCCACATGCCAGTGGATGATGTGGAAGCTAAGCTAGAGCAGATGAAAGAGGATGCAGCCAAGAAGCTGGAGAGGCTGGAGGAAGAGAAGGAATCCATCCTCACACATATGGCCGAGCTGAAGAAGATCCTCTACGGGAAATTTGGAGAGGCCATCAACCTGGAGGAAGATTGA
- the LOC125510534 gene encoding F-box/LRR-repeat protein 17-like isoform X2, whose amino-acid sequence MSSSSSLPAKPPPPPRPKTRGSYNCGRCGQPKKGHVCNLPSPAAADGAAPPSPSPSSSAGDTRLRRALSFDDAPAPSSPEKKPRPDHDFAGRTMELGGRAVPVDLVVEVLRRLGPRGVLDAAAVSRAWRDCADRVWRVAEELRLRPAAAGLLGALLPRCAALSRLVLHMESAVDATMLSCLAFSCSSLETLEITMADKAINNMTGEELSRLVSEKRSLSVLKIGGCSNLGFLNLSSSSLSVLWLSDLCSLSESVISCPNMSELSLCFTQQSTECTDLVSLMDGLGRSCPNLRNLHISSIQLSNEAVSALEGANLRGLCMLSLILGSKMTDAAVASIVRSCASLELLDLSGSSISDSGVGMICKAFPHTLSRLLLALCPNITTCGIQAATAQLPLLQLMDCGMSLRSNLQNEKQGAYFGEINGRIRLCPKLPTLKKQPMRQKLIIKHDNLKKLSLWGCSAIDALYVKCPELIDLNLNTCTNLHPERLLLQCPNLKNVHAFGCQDMLIGAIKNQKLINRKNLMKQCVSTGV is encoded by the exons atgtcctcctcctcctcgctgcCCGCCaagccgcccccgccgccgcgccccaaGACGCGGGGCAGCTACAACTGCGGCCGATGCGGCCAGCCCAAGAAGGGCCACGTCTGCAACCTCCCCTCCCCGGCCGCCGCCGACGgcgccgcgcccccctccccgtCGCCCTCCTCCTCCGCCGGGGACACCCGCCTCCGCCGCGCCCTCTCCTTCGACGACGCCCCCGCGCCCTCCTCCCCCGAGAAGAAGCCCAGGCCCGACCATGACTTTGCCGGCCGCACCATGGAGCTGGGCGGCCGGGCCGTGCCGGTCGACCTCGTCGTCGAGGTCCTGCGCCGGCTCGGCCCCAGGGGGGTACTGGACGCCGCCGCCGTCAGCCGCGCCTGGCGCGACTGCGCCGACCGGGTCTGGCGCGTCGCCGAGGAGCTCCGCCTCCGCCCGGCCGCCGCCGGCCTCCTCGGCGCGCTGCTCCCCCGGTGCGCCGCGCTCTCGCGCCTAGTCCTCCACATGGAAAG TGCTGTTGATGCCACCATGCTGTCATGTCTTGCATTTTCCTGTTCAAGTTTGGAAACTCTGGAGATCACCATGGCCGACAAGGCAATCAACAATATGACTGG AGAGGAGCTAAGTCGACTTGTTTCAGAGAAGCGTTCTCTCTCAGTTCTCAAAATCGGTGGTTGCTCTAATCTTGGTTTTCTTAATCTAAGCTCGTCAAGTCTTAGTGTCCTTTGGCTATCAGATCTTTGCTCCCTTTCAGAATCG GTCATAAGCTGCCCTAATATGAGCGAGCTCTCCCTGTGTTTCACACAACAAAGTACTGAATGTACTGACCTGGTTAGTTTGATGGATGGCCTGGGCCGATCGTGCCCTAACTTAAGAAATTTGCACATATCATCAATTCAACTATCTAATGAAGCCGTGTCCGCTCTAGAGGGTGCCAACCTCAG GGGCTTGTGCATGCTATCCTTGATTCTCGGTTCAAAAATGACAGATGCAGCTGTTGCATCTATCGTCAGATCTTGTGCAAGCTTGGAATTGCTTGATTTAAGTGG ATCTAGCATCAGTGATAGTGGTGTTGGTATGATCTGCAAGGCGTTCCCTCATACTTTATCGAGGCTGCTCCTTGCTCTCTGCCCAAATATTACTACAT GTGGGATCCAGGCCGCAACAGCACAATTGCCACTACTTCAGCTCATGGACTGTGGAATGAGCTTACGTTCTAACTTGCAGAATGAAAAACAGGGGGCTTATTTTGGTGAGATCAATGGAAGGATTAGATTGTGCCCAAAATTACCCACCTTAAAAAAGCAACCTATGCGCCAAAAGCTAATCATAAAGCATGATAATTTGAAGAAGCTCAGTCTATGGGGCTGTTCAGCAATAGAT GCTTTGTATGTGAAATGCCCAGAGTTGATTGATCTGAACCTCAACACTTGTACAAATCTACACCCAG AGCGGCTGCTACTTCAGTGCCCAAATCTGAAGAATGTACATGCATTTGGATGCCAAGATATGTTGATTGGTGCAATAAAAAACCAG AAACTGATAAACAGAAAGAATCTAATGAAGCAATGTGTATCAACTGGAGTCTAG
- the LOC125507339 gene encoding elongation factor 1-beta-like, producing the protein MAGAKSSVLLDVKPWDDETDMAKLEEAARSVAMEGLTWGASKLVPVGYGMSKMQIMLTIVDDLVSVDDLIEDRLCAEPVDEFVQSCDIASFNKICACLIRSFRIF; encoded by the exons ATGGCGGGCGCGAAGTCGTCGGTTCTGCTCGACGTGAAGCCGTGGGACGACGAGACCGACATGGCCAAGCTCGAGGAAGCCGCACGGAGCGTCGCCATGGAAGGACTGACATGGGGTGCAT CCAAGCTTGTTCCGGTTGGGTACGGGATGAGCAAGATGCAGATCATGCTGACGATCGTCGACGATCTCGTGTCCGTCGACGACCTCATCGAGGACCGTCTCTGCGCCGAGCCAGTCGACGAGTTCGTGCAGAGCTGCGACATTGCCAGCTTCAACAAAATATGTGCGTGCCTAATCCGGTCGTTCAGAATATTTTAG
- the LOC125510536 gene encoding E3 ubiquitin protein ligase DRIP2-like, which yields MQPHPDPASPPPPRPRQDDEDDTPPPPPDPMPTEEAAPEPNPDAEEAKDAPAEVEEAVDREEEEEEAKDGHEQEEGERRGRGRKRGRRPCAPRGLVMVKRELLARCMTCPLCNRLLRDATTVSECLHTFCRKCIYKKFNDEEVESCPVCDIDLGCTPVEKLRADHSLQDVRSKIFPFKRKKIKAEDVASPDSPPNKRKERSISSLVVHTPRLTPTGSTGRRTKVVTRKAAAALHSLGPTVDNPVKKENSDKSAHSSSLPANLGKVPKTKRQILSNAEEASNYSSNKDTEDDSKDMADNAELWRPLNCLVEAANRTKSFRSSLQGSGVKREQLNGSPSSTNGIKSPKEHPKRPKTEDDKKDAPVPPVTLKRKFKGAGRRRSGLRAAADGDPDGALMQNEKRFNCIWFSLVASLEQKGDSPLPQIPSHYLRIKDANIPASSIQKYLVQKLSLPSESEVEINCCGQPVNPTQPLRNLVELWLRGRSAQATQAIVGSPAEEFVMVLNYGRPKPMEPLSAQ from the exons ATGCAGCCACACCCGGACCCCGCCTCGCCCCCGCCCCCGCGCCCGCGCCAGGACGACGAGGACGAcaccccgccgcccccgccggaCCCCATGCCCACGGAGGAGGCGGCGCCCGAGCCCAACCCGGATGCGGAGGAGGCCAAGGACGCGCCCGCGGAGGTGGAGGAGGCGGTGGaccgggaggaggaggaggaggaggccaagGACGGGCACGAGCaggaggagggggagaggaggggcAGGGGGCGGAAGCGAGGGAGGCGGCCCTGCGCGCCCAGGGGCCTCGTCATGGTGAAGCGGGAGCTGCTCGCCCGCTGCATGACGTGCCCGCTCTGCAACCGCCTCCTCCGCGACGCCACCACCGTCTCCGAGTGCCTCCACACAT TTTGTAGAAAGTGTATATACAAGAAGTTTAATGACGAGGAGGTAGAGTCCTGCCCAGTATGTGACATTGATCTTGGCTGCACTCCAGTCGAGAAGCTCAG AGCTGACCACAGTCTGCAAGATGTAAGATCCAAAATCTTCCCCTTCAAAAGAAAGAAGATTAAGGCTGAAGATGTTGCATCTCCTGATTCACCTCCTAATAAAAGGAAAGAGAGATCCATCTCTTCATTAGTGGTCCATACACCTAGATTAACACCAACAGGATCGACTGGACGGCGGACAAAGGTAGTTACCAGGAAAGCTGCTGCTGCCTTGCACAGCCTTGGTCCTACCGTTGACAATCCTGTGAAAAAGGAAAACAGTGACAAGAGTGCTCATAGCTCAAGCTTGCCTGCTAATTTGGGCAAAGTGCCAAAAACAAAGAGACAG ATATTGTCAAATGCGGAGGAGGCATCTAACTATTCCAGCAATAAAGATACTGAAGATGATAGTAAGGACATGGCAGATAATGCTGAGCTCTGGAGACCTTTAAATTGTTTGGTCGAAGCTGCAAACAGGACAAAATCCTTTAGGTCGAGTTTACAAGGTTCAGGTGTTAAAAGAGAGCAGCTTAATGGTTCTCCCAGTAGCACAAATGGTATAAAAAGCCCAAAAGAGCATCCGAAGAGACCCAAAACTGAGGATGATAAGAAAGATGCTCCAGTTCCACCAGTGACGCTAAAAAGGAAATTTAAAGGGGCTGGGCGGAGAAGGAGCGGACTTCGAGCTGCAGCCGATGGGGACCCTGATGGGGCACTTATGCAGAACGAAAAGAGATTCAACTGCATATGGTTTTCGTTGGTTGCCTCACTCGAACA GAAAGGAGACTCGCCTCTACCACAGATACCTTCACACTATTTGCGAATAAA AGATGCAAATATACCTGCTTCATCTATCCAAAAGTACCTTGTGCAGAAACTCAGTCTCCCAAGTGAGTCCGAG GTGGAAATAAATTGCTGCGGGCAGCCAGTGAACCCTACACAACCTCTGCGCAATTTAGTAGAGTTGTGGCTGAGGGGGCGATCAGCACAGGCAACACAGGCCATTGTAGGCTCCCCCGCGGAAGAGTTTGTGATGGTGCTAAATTATGGACGGCCAAAGCCCATGGAACCTTTGAGTGCACAGTAA
- the LOC125510534 gene encoding F-box/LRR-repeat protein 17-like isoform X1, with protein sequence MSSSSSLPAKPPPPPRPKTRGSYNCGRCGQPKKGHVCNLPSPAAADGAAPPSPSPSSSAGDTRLRRALSFDDAPAPSSPEKKPRPDHDFAGRTMELGGRAVPVDLVVEVLRRLGPRGVLDAAAVSRAWRDCADRVWRVAEELRLRPAAAGLLGALLPRCAALSRLVLHMESAVDATMLSCLAFSCSSLETLEITMADKAINNMTGEELSRLVSEKRSLSVLKIGGCSNLGFLNLSSSSLSVLWLSDLCSLSESVISCPNMSELSLCFTQQSTECTDLVSLMDGLGRSCPNLRNLHISSIQLSNEAVSALEGANLRGLCMLSLILGSKMTDAAVASIVRSCASLELLDLSGSSISDSGVGMICKAFPHTLSRLLLALCPNITTCGIQAATAQLPLLQLMDCGMSLRSNLQNEKQGAYFGEINGRIRLCPKLPTLKKQPMRQKLIIKHDNLKKLSLWGCSAIDALYVKCPELIDLNLNTCTNLHPERLLLQCPNLKNVHAFGCQDMLIGAIKNQVLNEFAAAEPHLPCKRLADGSKRVQLSQFPQEQLPEDKIWIGFKRSECIVHLDS encoded by the exons atgtcctcctcctcctcgctgcCCGCCaagccgcccccgccgccgcgccccaaGACGCGGGGCAGCTACAACTGCGGCCGATGCGGCCAGCCCAAGAAGGGCCACGTCTGCAACCTCCCCTCCCCGGCCGCCGCCGACGgcgccgcgcccccctccccgtCGCCCTCCTCCTCCGCCGGGGACACCCGCCTCCGCCGCGCCCTCTCCTTCGACGACGCCCCCGCGCCCTCCTCCCCCGAGAAGAAGCCCAGGCCCGACCATGACTTTGCCGGCCGCACCATGGAGCTGGGCGGCCGGGCCGTGCCGGTCGACCTCGTCGTCGAGGTCCTGCGCCGGCTCGGCCCCAGGGGGGTACTGGACGCCGCCGCCGTCAGCCGCGCCTGGCGCGACTGCGCCGACCGGGTCTGGCGCGTCGCCGAGGAGCTCCGCCTCCGCCCGGCCGCCGCCGGCCTCCTCGGCGCGCTGCTCCCCCGGTGCGCCGCGCTCTCGCGCCTAGTCCTCCACATGGAAAG TGCTGTTGATGCCACCATGCTGTCATGTCTTGCATTTTCCTGTTCAAGTTTGGAAACTCTGGAGATCACCATGGCCGACAAGGCAATCAACAATATGACTGG AGAGGAGCTAAGTCGACTTGTTTCAGAGAAGCGTTCTCTCTCAGTTCTCAAAATCGGTGGTTGCTCTAATCTTGGTTTTCTTAATCTAAGCTCGTCAAGTCTTAGTGTCCTTTGGCTATCAGATCTTTGCTCCCTTTCAGAATCG GTCATAAGCTGCCCTAATATGAGCGAGCTCTCCCTGTGTTTCACACAACAAAGTACTGAATGTACTGACCTGGTTAGTTTGATGGATGGCCTGGGCCGATCGTGCCCTAACTTAAGAAATTTGCACATATCATCAATTCAACTATCTAATGAAGCCGTGTCCGCTCTAGAGGGTGCCAACCTCAG GGGCTTGTGCATGCTATCCTTGATTCTCGGTTCAAAAATGACAGATGCAGCTGTTGCATCTATCGTCAGATCTTGTGCAAGCTTGGAATTGCTTGATTTAAGTGG ATCTAGCATCAGTGATAGTGGTGTTGGTATGATCTGCAAGGCGTTCCCTCATACTTTATCGAGGCTGCTCCTTGCTCTCTGCCCAAATATTACTACAT GTGGGATCCAGGCCGCAACAGCACAATTGCCACTACTTCAGCTCATGGACTGTGGAATGAGCTTACGTTCTAACTTGCAGAATGAAAAACAGGGGGCTTATTTTGGTGAGATCAATGGAAGGATTAGATTGTGCCCAAAATTACCCACCTTAAAAAAGCAACCTATGCGCCAAAAGCTAATCATAAAGCATGATAATTTGAAGAAGCTCAGTCTATGGGGCTGTTCAGCAATAGAT GCTTTGTATGTGAAATGCCCAGAGTTGATTGATCTGAACCTCAACACTTGTACAAATCTACACCCAG AGCGGCTGCTACTTCAGTGCCCAAATCTGAAGAATGTACATGCATTTGGATGCCAAGATATGTTGATTGGTGCAATAAAAAACCAG GTTCTGAATGAGTTCGCTGCAGCTGAACCACATCTTCCATGCAAGCGGCTAGCAGACGGTTCAAAACGGGTTCAGCTGTCACAGTTCCCACAAGAGCAG CTACCGGAGGACAAAATATGGATTGGATTCAAGCGGTCGGAGTGCATTGTTCATCTTGATTCTTGA